gttgttTGGGGAGGCTATGCCAACAACCCCAATCTATGCCATGAACTACACCCGCGCACACGCTGAGCCAAGCCGAGCCGTAGCCGTAGATGTGGGGCGGTGTGGTGCAATGTGGTCTGGTGACTATGCGCACATGAGTATACTTGCAAGCTTAAAAGTTTTTTTGTTGCCTTTTGAAATTTCGGTTAATCAGAACGGgtcatttattttgaatttccGAACAGAGCCGAAAAAAGAaaggtttttctttttcaaaaaacatAACAGCCAGGACTGCCGGGGTGTGTACACACCCATTCGAGGCAACCTTTGAAGTCTATATAAGGAACTTCTCTGGTTCCGAATTTAATATCAATTCAATCTTTCGTCTCTCTTTCTTAAATCAAATCTCTGCAACGATTTCTTTCCGTTCATCTGATTTAGTCTTCGGGTTAGACATACAAAGACGGTTCGGGTCTTTGTACATCGAGTGCGCCGGTGTGACGAGACAACATTCGAGGGTATCCTGGAGGTTGATTATCCAGTATTCCTATTGCACTATGGACATCATCCAAAGGAGGGCAAATCAATTTCAACCCAAGTGACTGTCACCGCGCATTGAATCAAATAAGTTTTCTAAATTATTCCTCaatcaaatttctaatttttttttaatttctttttacaattatttttaaattctgaATTTCCATAATTAAGAATTTACATATCCAAAATTCCTACAGTGCCAACCCTCCTTGCCCCAAGAAAGATGAGAGCTCATGTATGTGTGTGGATAGCCGGGCTATTAATAAAACATTGGTTGTACATGAGAAAATCATACAACTAGctccccaccatgaaaatggcctccccaaaaaatcagactgatccaaccatcaggcaGGCGACCACCTGATGGAAAATTTTGGGCAGTTTTCCATTGTTTCcaaagttgtggcccaccagttgATTAGGTCAGTCCATCTCCATGGGGAGGCCACAATCGATGGGTCGGATGCCATATAGAGACCGTGGTGGGCCCAACCCACGGCTAGTTGCACAATTTTAATCATCTACAACTACTTGCATGCGAGGTGTTCtctaggaaaaaagaaagaaagaaaaaagatccaATATAACCTGAGCCCGCCATTGCAAATGAACGATGTAGAAACAAATGATCCTGTTAGTTTGTTGGCTCTGGTTGATGAAATGGAAGTAACCAATTCAGCATACATGAACATTGATATggccaatccaaaccgttcagccaTTGTGGGTGTAGctaaaacccaaaacccaaatcgATCTTACAATCGAAATCACCAGATTTTCCCTATCGTATTCATCCAGACATTCAATACTacttctaaccgtccattcaaaGGCCACCAATCGGATGGTTAGAATCACGCAATCAGCGTGAGTTTGAGGCTATGCCCCATCTACAACAGTACCAACAACTTTAATGGTGTGGACTGACATAAAAAGCATGAGGAAGAAGGGAGAAATTACTGGGGTCGCGAACAGTGGCATTGATGGAGTAGCCACGATCGAGAATAAGCTTCACCAGCCATGATGCGATGTAACCAGAAGCACCCGTCACGCACACCAGCTTCCCGCTTCCGCTCATTTTCGCCTCTTCtgttctctttgtttttcttcgtCTCCTTCAATCCCTTCGCTTTCCGAATACAagcacacacacactctctctctctctctctccgcatCGTGGTTTTAACTGATTGGGTACTGGCCCGGCTTGTGCCGACGGCGGCACGATTTGATGGTCGGGTAGCGGGTGCGGCTGTCAGAGGTGAGTGCGCACTTCAGCGAATAACTTCCAAATGAAAGCATTTCTAACGGACGCTGTCTGGGTACTACCCCGCCTATTCCAAACGCGGTACAGGctagggctctgaggggccactgtgatatatggatCTTGTCCACACTGTACATCCATGTTTTCGTACGATTTTggattagaaaataaaaaaatgaagaatatccaagtctcaatggaccacacattgaggattaaacatccacagttgaaaactttctggggcCAATAAAGCTTCgtatcaagataatatttatgttttcttttaatCCATATTTATATgaaattatgaataggttggatggcgaataaacatctCAGTGAACCctgtataaatgtttcaacattgAGCGTCATTAGTACCATTGCTTACTTTGCTGTTGTCctcttgagatttagatatgccttaTGTTTCAAATCAGAaactaaaatgatacaaaaaaacgTATAGATGGTGTGGACATCATGGTGACCCACTGGAACCCCAGCCCAGCCTGTTCCAAGCTTGGAACAGGCGGGGTGGTACACAAATGTCGTCCATTTCAAACGTACCATACGGCTTGCATGTTCCGACGTCTGAtgagagggacgcggattagctaccgaccgGTTGAGTAGCTGATGAAGTGACGTTACCGAGTTCTATAgtaccaccctgatgtatttgttatatccacaccgtccatccattttgagagatcattttagggcaagaattttaagactgtggaccccaccttttagccagctgtttttatgaaagaagataAACCTTCTTCTGCAACTTAGACATGCATGTGCGGATTACGAATTTCAGGACAAAAATGCCCTTCCTTTTTTCATACTCTTTTCGCTACTGCTTTTCAGCGTTGCTTTCACTCCCTTGACGAACTATAAAGCATCGAGATATCCATCTAGATATTGTTATTCTACATTTTCTATATTTCATCTTGGCTAGGGGTACGTGAAATCCAATGAACTGGTTGCATCTTCTtaaaaaggttcaaaatattccctcactacaaagcacctctcttcaacctgcATTTGACCGGTACTGCAACAGTCGGAGGTATAGATCTTGGAAAAAAAAGCTACACTCGTACAATGGCATTGCATGCGAAGTTTGGTCAATTCCATGTGTTacgcttagtcaatttcatgcattaggcttagttaattttatatGTTGATCGATTGAATCCATGTCAAACTTGCTCAATTCAATTTGAAGCTCACCCAATTCTATGTTAGAGCTCACTTGATTTGATGCTACGCTCgctgaattccatgtttaccctgcttaatttcatgctaggatcgctcaatttaatgtttgcctagcttaatttcatggtagataaggtcaatttaatgtttgccgcgATAAATATAATGCTAGATTCgcccaatttaatgtttgcctagctttatttcatggtagataaggttaatttaatgtttgccgcGATAAATTTCATAATAGGATTGCTCAATCTactgtttgcctagctcaatattatcttatgctcgctcaatttacagtttgcccattcaatatccatgcaatgcttgctcaatttaatatttgccccgctcaataccATGCTTTGCTTGCTCGAAGAAATGTTTGGCCAACTCAATATCACgctatgctcgctcgaaatattatttgccccgctcaatttcgtgtttgccccgctcaatttcatgtttgccccgctcatttcctagtttgccctactcaatttcatgtctgtcccgctcatttcctagtttgccctgctcaatttcatgattgGCGCGCTCAAttcttagtttgccccactcaatttcatgtttgccccactcaatttcatgcttgccctgcgcatttcctagtttggcccactcaatttcatgcttgccacgctcatttcctagtttagcccgctcaatttcatgtttgtcccgctcaatttcatgcttaccccgctcatttcctagtttgggccgctcaattccatgcttgccccgctcatttcctagtttgccatgctcaatttcatgcttgccccgctcaatttcatgcttgccctgctcatttcctagtttgccccgctcaatttcatgcttaccccgctcatttcctagtttgcctcgcttatttCCTAGttcgcctcgctcaatttcatgtttgccccgctcaattttatgcttaccccgctcattttctagtttgccctgctcaatttcaggttactcccgctgaatttctattttgacccgctcaattttcaagttgccctgctgaatttcatgtgtaCTCTGCTCAAACTGATAATGCCTCCCTCGCTCAATGGCATGATAGATAGCGTCACAAAATTAAACAAGCACCACTTGAAACCATTTGTTAACGACGAAGGTCCTtcattatttaatcgagttttgtcATATGGCATGGTTCCATTGATTTATGATTTACTGATAAtgtgtcattgtattggttttcagataatggctaCAAGAATCATGTGATTTTTTGGCGGGGAGTTAGAATTTGAAAACAAGCGATACTCGTACACGGGTGAAACATCAAAACAAATGACACTATGTCTTGAGACTACGTACGAGGATCTTCGATCTAGAATTTACAAGATTATTAAGAGCAGACCagaagattgtgatattaggatgaaagtattgaATCCTTGCACTAACGAATCAATGCCTCCAATCGAAATCGAAAACGACGATGATGTCAAAGAGTTCTTGTCTTACCAGTTTGAGCATTCGGATAAATTCATCACGTTAGTCATCGAAACAATCCAAAACATCAATACCACAACATACGTGGACAGTGTGGCTGATGAGTATGacatggaattcaaatacaatccCTCTCCATTATAAGTGGTAGTAAGCAATGATCAAATACCCGAACCGCCGCAAACATTGAACGTCGTGACTACGCAAGTTAGTGGTGCGGTTGACATTAAAAGTAATTATGAATACAAGACACCGCCGTTAGCATCAACAGTGGATCTGCCATCATCGTCCACCCTCCCATCTGTGCGTGTAAGTGACATTCTGCTTTAAGACCTTCCCGATACATCAAACCTCATGACTCGTCAAGTTCTTATGCCATTTGATGATAATGCATTCACCAATGCAAAAATGCTGGAATATACTGATTTGTTATGTGAACCGACCGATATAGCTATTGGgcaaacgtttaaggacaagagtcagTGCCAGTATGTTTTAAGTCAATTTGCAATTCGGAATAATTTTCAGTATAGAGTAATATACTCAAATTCCAGGAGATTTACCGTGGTGTACTTCGAAGATGcatgcgaatggagggttcatgcatctcggGAGAATGATACGGGTATATTCAAAATACAAACTTATGAATCAAAACACACATGCGGCAtgacatggatgaagagcgatcacCGACAAGCTAGCAGTAAGCTAGCGTGTGATCTGGTTATTAGCCGCATTGAACAACGCCTAGGGTTGAGGCCAGCTGACATTATCTTCGccatgcaagagaaatataatattcgtaTCAGTTATTGGAAGGCATGGAAAGCTAGGGAACTTGCAATTAATCACGTGATGGGGTCTTACGAAGATTCCTACAATCAACTCCctttgtatttgcatgagttgaggagggCCAACCCAGGGACAGTTACTGCCATTTCTGTAAACCAACAGACTTGGAGGTTTGAGAGATGTTTTTTAGCTCTCGGACAATGCATATGAAGTTTTCAGAAATCATTGCGGAGCATATTGGCTTTTGACAGGACACACTTAAAGGGTAAATATAAGGGTGTGCTATTCATCGCCACagccttagatggggacaatcatatatttccacTTGCGTTTGACATCGGAGAATTAGAGAACAACAGTAGTTGAAATTGGTTCCTTACCCACCTTAACAATGTCTTAGGGTATGTGGAGGGTCTTGTCATTATATCCAACCgacataaaggtttaatgaaagaggttccccaagtcttcccGCGTGCAATCCATGGGTATTGTGCGTACTACATGTACAAAAACTTGGTGGACACTTTCAAGGACAAGTCGTTGGAGATGTATTATTGGATGGCTGTGAAGACTTGCAGGATGGccgaatttgaaaaaataatgcatgatatcgaaatgaCCAATCCCCCAGTACATGCATGGTTGATAGAAATCGGGTACGAGAGATGGACATCTTCGCACTTTCCAGGAagaagattcaacttggtcacgaTGAACATTTCTGAGTGCGTTAATGCCATTTTCAAAGAAGCACGCGAATACCCCGTTATGAAATTGATAGAGGCTGTAATACTGAAGATACAGGAATTGTTTTACAAGAGACGAGAATCTGCGGCATCATTTGTGGGTCCattgacaccatgggcggagAATCAGTTAAAGGATATCATGTAGAAGGCGTGAGATGTTCGCTGCCATGctatttctcgagatgagtactatgTCGTTAGAGATTATAACGATACGGTGAAGCTCAGTgagttttcatgtacatgtcgtgaGTTTGGCGTGAAGGGGTACCCTTGCATGCATGTCCTGTCAGCTTGCATAAAGTACAATCTGGATCACTACTTATACTGCTCCCCATTTTACACGGCGCATAATTATCTGGCCATGTATAGTGAATCGGTGTATCCAATACGCGACAATAGCGAGTGAAAAATTTCAGCGGGGATGAAGGAGTATTATGCGCAGATTAAACCCCCAAAACAGAGGAGGTCAGCTGAAAGACTCAAAAATCTTAGAATTCCATCACGTGGAGAGGAATCGAAAACAGTAAAGTGTGGGCGATGCAAACAAACCAGACATAATCGCCGGTCGTGCAAGCTTCCGATACCCGGTGTGTAGCATATCGTGTAATTTATATAATTTATGTACTTTGTATGATACATACAATTGAAAGTTATATATTGCTCCTAGTTGATCTTCATGTATAGCATATCGTGTAAAAATGCACCAATTGTCAGCCCTATCTATACATGCATTCCATAATGCCCCCTTGTATTGTAAAAAGAAATTATCCACTATATTACCTGCATAACAAGGGTGACATTTGGATAATCAACACCATGTACAAATACATTAGAAGTCACAAGAATAAGACCTTTTGACTTCTGAAACTCATCTCCAACCATGGTTCTATAGAATGGATCTCCCGCACATTCAGGTTCAACTCGGAAAGAAGGTTAGCAACCAGTCTTGTGACCATTACATTAGTACAAAAGACAAGAAACTGCAATTAACTTCGACTGGTATAAACCAGAGGTTGTGGACTGAAGAATCTTGGCAAGAGGAGTAAAATTGATTTCGGTAACTGTTACAAAGTAATGATGCATACCTTATGGTCAATATTCTCTGATATATGCTCTATGAGAATGCTATATAGTTCTGAAAATTGCGTGTCAAGAGGGGCAACTAAATGTGTCTGTCTGATCTGAGTCATAGTCcacattgaaatatttatggaaaAAGCAACTGAATAGGTTGAGCCACCCATCTAAAAAAATTTGTCATCACCAATCAAGAAGAAATCATGCATATGCTTTACCTGTGAGTGTGTCTCCTCATACTTTGTATAATACATACAATTGAAAGTTATGTATTGCTCCTAGTTGATCTTCATGTTTCTCACGTTAGAACATGTTGAAGGAATTTCACCACTTAGCCCATTGCTATCCATGCATATGTTAAAAGCAAGAACAGATTAGTAATCCAATTAGAAGATTTCTTACGCTCTTATTAGCTAGGGATTCCACAAACCAATTGGATGAACTTAATTGAAAGTTCAAATAAACCATTTAGAGTTCTCGTCGATGGGCAACCACACCTTTCCACCCATTTTCCGGTGCCTGTCTGTCCGTATGCGAAGATGCAGGCACTGTAACCATCAAAGGCAGATTTGATCACTGGCTcaactttggaaaaaaaaaattcgattaAAAGTTTTCAAGAACGAATCCAACTGAACAATTTCACATTGAGAAGCAACTAGGAAACTGCATTTATAACAATAGATAAATGGGACCTCCTTCATACCTAAAGATAGAGAGATtcaaattaggtcccaagtgccCCATTAGCAAGGCATCTGACCAGAACAATGGTCCCAATCAGCATACATATTTGCGATGGGTGTGGTGGTGGAGCAACACCTAATAGAACTTCACGAAGCACAACATAATAGCATCTCTCGATGCCACATTGCATCATTCAGTACATAATCGTTATGCATATTATTGCATCAGAATGCACAATTAACATAAAGATTATCTGAAATCATTTGCTAATGTGGAGTATAGATAATCAGGAAGGAACATATGACATGGATTTAGAGAAAACGTCTCTGATATATAGTAGGATACCAAATTACTACTTCAATAAATCGCTTATAACAAATAGAAGGATCAATTCCATGTTGAAGTTATAGTTCGAGTTTAGGCTAATTTTGGCTTAGATCCAGCTTTCCTGCATGATTTCTTTTGATCATGGTCATCCATGAAGTTATGTCACTTGTTCTACATAAATCATCAATTAGTCTAATTTTTCAAAGAAGCCTTTGAGAGTTCACTAGCcttgatgaacagtttggatgggtgATGGAAATGCCAATGAGGTGATTGCAACTATAACCCATCCTCCAGTGG
This DNA window, taken from Magnolia sinica isolate HGM2019 chromosome 14, MsV1, whole genome shotgun sequence, encodes the following:
- the LOC131224991 gene encoding uncharacterized protein LOC131224991; amino-acid sequence: MTRQVLMPFDDNAFTNAKMLEYTDLLCEPTDIAIGQTFKDKSQCQYVLSQFAIRNNFQYRVIYSNSRRFTVVYFEDACEWRVHASRENDTGIFKIQTYESKHTCGMTWMKSDHRQASSKLACDLVISRIEQRLGLRPADIIFAMQEKYNIRISYWKAWKARELAINHVMGSYEDSYNQLPLYLHELRRANPGTVTAISVNQQTWRTHLKGKYKGVLFIATALDGDNHIFPLAFDIGELENNSS